The Chelonia mydas isolate rCheMyd1 chromosome 3, rCheMyd1.pri.v2, whole genome shotgun sequence genome includes a region encoding these proteins:
- the DNAJC5G gene encoding dnaJ homolog subfamily C member 5G isoform X1, with translation MARWALAVGRLVAGLSVPPPPLGHGQVGAGRGQAGCWAVCAPPPWVTARWVLAVGRLVAGLSVPPPLGSRPGGRWPWAGWLLGCLCPPLGSRPGGRWPWAGWLLGCLCPPPLGHGQVGAGHGQAGCWALCAPPLGSRPGGRWPWAGWLLGCLCPPPWVTARWGLVAGLSLCLSSLSGQFLPCLVSLPHSCCRVSLDSHSWLEQHGGTRPTPAENVPGWGEFVQSPGPGEGGFFRGDQEGVQPCRFPAPCRKLALKYHPDKNPENPEAVEKFKEINNANATLNDENKRKIYDEYGSMGLYVAEQFGEESVKYYFLMSKWWFKALAVCCGLFSCCCCCCCCCFCCGKCRPPEDEDAYKYVNPEDLEAQIQAEAEDTQTPIVVQPLPAAAGEEPLPDASLRTDA, from the exons ATGGCCCGGTGGGCGCTGGCCGTGGGCAGGCTGGTTGCTGGGctgtctgtccccccaccccccttgggtCACGGCCAGGTGGGTGCTGGCCGTGGGCAGGCTGGTTGCTGGgctgtctgtgccccccccccttgGGTCACGGCCAGGTGGGTGCTGGCCGTGGGCAGGCTGGTTGCTGGgctgtctgtgccccccccccttgGGTCACGGCCAGGTGGGCGCTGGCCGTGGGCAG GCTGGTTGCTGGGCTGTCTGTGCCCCCCCCTTGGGTCACGGCCAGGTGGGCGCTGGCCATGGGCAGGCTGGTTGCTGGgctgtctgtgccccccccccttgGGTCACGGCCAGGTGGGCGCTGGCCATGGGCAGGCTGGTTGCTGGgctctctgtgccccccccctTGGGTCACGGCCAG GTGGGCGCTGGCCGTGGGCAGGCTGGTTGCTGGGCTGTCTGTGCCCTCCCCCTTGGGTCACGGCCAGGTGGGGGCTGGTTGCTGggctgtctctctgtctctcctccttGTCTGGCCAGTTCTTGCCCTGCCTTGTTTCACTTCCTCATTCCTGCTGCCGGGTGAGCCTGGATTCACACTCCTGGCTTG AGCAACATGGCGGAACCCGGCCGACCCCAGCGGAAAATGTCCCGGGCTGGGGAGAGTTTGTACAGAGTCCTGGGCCTGGAGAAGGGGGCTTCTTCAGAGGAGATCAAGAAGGCGTACAG CCCTGCCGCTTCCCTGCACCATGCAGGAAACTAGCCCTGAAGTACCACCCGGACAAGAACCCCGAGAATCCCGAGGCAGTGGAGAAGTTCAAGGAGATCAACAATGCGAATGCGACGCTGAATGACGAGAACAAGCGGAAGATATACGATGAATATGGCTCTATGGGGCTCTACGTGGCTGAGCAGTTCGGCGAGGAGAGCGTCAAGTACTACTTCCTCATGTCCAAGTGGTGGTTCAAG GCCTTGGCCGTGTGCTGCGGcctcttctcctgctgctgctgctgctgctgctgctgcttctgctgcggGAAGTGCCGCCCGCCTGAGGACGAGGACGCCTACAAGTACGTCAACCCCGAGGACCTGGAGGCCCAGATCCAAGCTGAGGCCGAAg ACACCCAGACTCCCATCGTGgtgcagcccctgcctgcagcagcgggagaggagccactgccagacgcCAGCCTGAGGACTGACGCATGA
- the DNAJC5G gene encoding dnaJ homolog subfamily C member 5G isoform X2, with product MGRLVAGLSVPPPLGSRPGGRWPWAGWLLGSLCPPPWVTARWALAMGRLVAGLSVPPPPPLGSRPGGRWPWAGWLLGCLCPPPWVTARWGLVAGLSLCLSSLSGQFLPCLVSLPHSCCRVSLDSHSWLEQHGGTRPTPAENVPGWGEFVQSPGPGEGGFFRGDQEGVQPCRFPAPCRKLALKYHPDKNPENPEAVEKFKEINNANATLNDENKRKIYDEYGSMGLYVAEQFGEESVKYYFLMSKWWFKALAVCCGLFSCCCCCCCCCFCCGKCRPPEDEDAYKYVNPEDLEAQIQAEAEDTQTPIVVQPLPAAAGEEPLPDASLRTDA from the exons ATGGGCAGGCTGGTTGCTGGgctgtctgtgccccccccccttgGGTCACGGCCAGGTGGGCGCTGGCCATGGGCAGGCTGGTTGCTGGgctctctgtgccccccccctTGGGTCACGGCCAGGTGGGCGCTGGCCATGGGCAGGCTGGTTGCTGGgctgtctgtgccccccccccccccccttgggtcACGGCCAGGTGGGCGCTGGCCGTGGGCAGGCTGGTTGCTGGGCTGTCTGTGCCCTCCCCCTTGGGTCACGGCCAGGTGGGGGCTGGTTGCTGggctgtctctctgtctctcctccttGTCTGGCCAGTTCTTGCCCTGCCTTGTTTCACTTCCTCATTCCTGCTGCCGGGTGAGCCTGGATTCACACTCCTGGCTTG AGCAACATGGCGGAACCCGGCCGACCCCAGCGGAAAATGTCCCGGGCTGGGGAGAGTTTGTACAGAGTCCTGGGCCTGGAGAAGGGGGCTTCTTCAGAGGAGATCAAGAAGGCGTACAG CCCTGCCGCTTCCCTGCACCATGCAGGAAACTAGCCCTGAAGTACCACCCGGACAAGAACCCCGAGAATCCCGAGGCAGTGGAGAAGTTCAAGGAGATCAACAATGCGAATGCGACGCTGAATGACGAGAACAAGCGGAAGATATACGATGAATATGGCTCTATGGGGCTCTACGTGGCTGAGCAGTTCGGCGAGGAGAGCGTCAAGTACTACTTCCTCATGTCCAAGTGGTGGTTCAAG GCCTTGGCCGTGTGCTGCGGcctcttctcctgctgctgctgctgctgctgctgctgcttctgctgcggGAAGTGCCGCCCGCCTGAGGACGAGGACGCCTACAAGTACGTCAACCCCGAGGACCTGGAGGCCCAGATCCAAGCTGAGGCCGAAg ACACCCAGACTCCCATCGTGgtgcagcccctgcctgcagcagcgggagaggagccactgccagacgcCAGCCTGAGGACTGACGCATGA
- the DNAJC5G gene encoding dnaJ homolog subfamily C member 5G isoform X3, translating to MAEPGRPQRKMSRAGESLYRVLGLEKGASSEEIKKAYRKLALKYHPDKNPENPEAVEKFKEINNANATLNDENKRKIYDEYGSMGLYVAEQFGEESVKYYFLMSKWWFKALAVCCGLFSCCCCCCCCCFCCGKCRPPEDEDAYKYVNPEDLEAQIQAEAEDTQTPIVVQPLPAAAGEEPLPDASLRTDA from the exons ATGGCGGAACCCGGCCGACCCCAGCGGAAAATGTCCCGGGCTGGGGAGAGTTTGTACAGAGTCCTGGGCCTGGAGAAGGGGGCTTCTTCAGAGGAGATCAAGAAGGCGTACAG GAAACTAGCCCTGAAGTACCACCCGGACAAGAACCCCGAGAATCCCGAGGCAGTGGAGAAGTTCAAGGAGATCAACAATGCGAATGCGACGCTGAATGACGAGAACAAGCGGAAGATATACGATGAATATGGCTCTATGGGGCTCTACGTGGCTGAGCAGTTCGGCGAGGAGAGCGTCAAGTACTACTTCCTCATGTCCAAGTGGTGGTTCAAG GCCTTGGCCGTGTGCTGCGGcctcttctcctgctgctgctgctgctgctgctgctgcttctgctgcggGAAGTGCCGCCCGCCTGAGGACGAGGACGCCTACAAGTACGTCAACCCCGAGGACCTGGAGGCCCAGATCCAAGCTGAGGCCGAAg ACACCCAGACTCCCATCGTGgtgcagcccctgcctgcagcagcgggagaggagccactgccagacgcCAGCCTGAGGACTGACGCATGA